A genomic stretch from Suncus etruscus isolate mSunEtr1 chromosome 17, mSunEtr1.pri.cur, whole genome shotgun sequence includes:
- the GLRX3 gene encoding glutaredoxin-3, with product MAAGAAAAVAAAAVLEADSARRFQELLSLKAKSLLVVHFWAPWAPQCAQMNDVMVELAKEHAQVSFVKLEAEAVPEVSEKYGISSVPTFLFFKNSQKIDQLDGAHAPELAKKVERHAASGSFPLGVDESPKEALNARLKKLTHAAPCMLFMKGTPQEPRCGFSKQIVEILQKHNIQFSSFDIFSDEAVRQGLKSFSNWPTYPQLYVSGELIGGLDIVKELEASEELETICLKVPKLEERLKVLTNKAPVMLFMKGNKQEAKCGFSRQILEILNGTGVDYETFDILGDEEVRQGLKSFSNWPTYPQLYVKGELVGGLDIVKELKENGELLPLLQGASA from the exons GTCCCTCCTTGTTGTCCACTTCTGGGCACCATGGGCGCCGCAGTGTGCCCAGATGAACGACGTGATGGTGGAGTTGGCCAAGGAGCATGCCCAAGTTTCCTTCGTGAAG ttggaaGCTGAAGCGGTTCCTGAAGTGTCTGAGAAATACGGCATCAGTTCTGTTCCCACCTTCCTGTTTTTTAAG AATTCGCAGAAAATCGACCAGTTAGATGGTGCCCATGCCCCGGAGCTGGCCAAGAAGGTAGAACGTCACGCTGCCAGTGGTTCCTTCCCGCTGGGCGTCGATGAGTCGCCCAAGGAGGCCCTGAACGCGCGTCTCAAGAAGCTCACGCACGCAGCCCCATGCATGCTCTTTATGAAGGGGACCCCCCAGGAACCACGCTGTG GTTTCAGCAAACAGATAGTGGAGATTCTGCAAAAACACAATATCCAATTCAGCAGCTTTGACATCTTCTCAGACGAGGCAGTCCGCCAAGGGCTCAAGTCTTTCTCTAACTGGCCCACCTACCCCCAGCTCTATGTCTCTGGTGAGCTTATTGGAGGCCTTGACATTGTTAAGGAACTAGAAGCTTCTGAAGAACTCGAGACCATCTGCCTCAAAGTGCCCAAGTTAGAGGAAAG GCTGAAAGTCCTGACCAATAAAGCCCCTGTGATGCTTTTCATGAAAGGGAACAAACAG GAAGCGAAATGCGGCTTCAGTAGACAAATCCTGGAAATCTTAAATGGCACTGG CGTGGACTATGAGACCTTTGACATCCTGGGAGATGAGGAG GTGCGCCAGGGCCTCAAGAGCTTCTCCAACTGGCCCACGTACCCACAGCTCTACGTCAAGGGCGAGCTGGTCGGCGGGCTGGACATCGTCAAG GAGCTGAAGGAGAATGGGGAGCTGCTGCCACTGCTGCAAGGAGCCAGTGCCTGA